A genomic stretch from Enterobacter dykesii includes:
- a CDS encoding MFS transporter gives MTLSSVLRTKDKIGYGLGDMASALVWQTATLFLAYFYTDVFGLPAAIMGTMFLVVRVVDAFVDPCIGALVDRTRTRHGRFRPWLLWFAIPFGVSCLITFYVPDVGPTGKIVYACVTYAILSLIYSAINVPYCAMPGALTLDPRERHSLQSWRFGLSFIGGLIVTVIALPLVSLLGQGNVQKGYFYAMSLMGLLGIVLFFCCFLMTRERYSPRNDTSGSMLTDLKLLAGNSQWRIVFLFNILLLTAVVTRGSATMYYVNYVLLRPDLVFAFIVSGMVASLSGALLSERLLGKFDRVRAYQWTIISFVIFGALIFFLPPSQVWLIFGLNIVFSFIQNLTTPLQWTMFSDVVDYEEHRSGRRLDGLVFSTALFAIKFGLALGGAVVGWVLGMVDYAPGQATQAPGVLSTINALFTLIPCALFLCMVALLAIYKLNSRLVDSIARELASKREVRPEAGQLSPATPSALQE, from the coding sequence ATGACACTCTCCTCTGTATTGCGTACCAAAGATAAAATAGGTTATGGCTTAGGCGATATGGCCAGCGCGCTGGTCTGGCAAACGGCAACGTTATTTCTCGCTTATTTCTATACCGACGTTTTTGGATTGCCCGCCGCGATTATGGGCACCATGTTTTTAGTGGTGCGCGTGGTCGATGCGTTTGTCGATCCGTGCATTGGCGCACTGGTTGACCGCACCCGGACGCGCCACGGTCGTTTCCGTCCCTGGCTGCTGTGGTTTGCCATTCCGTTCGGGGTGAGCTGCCTGATTACCTTCTATGTTCCGGACGTTGGGCCGACGGGAAAAATCGTTTATGCCTGCGTGACCTACGCGATTTTAAGCCTGATTTACTCCGCGATTAACGTGCCTTACTGCGCCATGCCCGGTGCGCTGACGCTGGATCCGCGCGAGCGTCATTCTCTGCAGTCGTGGCGCTTTGGCCTGTCGTTTATCGGCGGGCTGATCGTGACGGTTATTGCCCTGCCGCTGGTCTCACTGTTAGGCCAGGGCAACGTGCAGAAAGGCTATTTCTATGCCATGAGCCTGATGGGGCTGCTGGGCATTGTGCTGTTCTTCTGCTGTTTCCTGATGACCCGCGAGCGTTATTCTCCGCGCAATGATACCTCCGGCTCCATGCTCACCGATTTAAAACTGCTGGCCGGCAACAGCCAGTGGCGTATTGTGTTCCTGTTTAATATTTTGCTGTTAACGGCGGTGGTGACGCGCGGTTCCGCCACCATGTATTACGTGAACTATGTGCTGCTGCGTCCGGATCTGGTTTTTGCCTTTATTGTTTCCGGCATGGTGGCCTCCTTAAGCGGCGCATTATTATCTGAACGGCTGCTGGGGAAATTTGACCGCGTGCGCGCCTACCAGTGGACCATTATCTCCTTCGTTATCTTCGGCGCGCTGATTTTCTTCCTGCCGCCTTCACAGGTGTGGCTAATCTTTGGCCTTAACATCGTCTTTAGCTTTATTCAAAACCTCACCACGCCGCTGCAGTGGACCATGTTCTCGGATGTGGTCGACTACGAAGAGCACCGCAGCGGCCGTCGTCTGGACGGGCTGGTTTTCTCCACCGCGCTGTTTGCCATCAAGTTTGGCCTGGCGCTGGGCGGGGCGGTCGTCGGCTGGGTGCTTGGCATGGTGGATTACGCCCCCGGCCAGGCAACCCAGGCGCCAGGCGTTCTCTCGACCATCAACGCGCTGTTCACCCTTATCCCGTGCGCGCTGTTCCTCTGCATGGTCGCGCTGCTTGCCATCTACAAGCTCAACAGCCGGCTGGTGGATTCTATCGCCCGGGAGCTGGCCAGCAAGCGTGAAGTCAGACCCGAGGCGGGGCAGCTCAGCCCGGCAACCCCTTCCGCACTACAGGAGTAA
- a CDS encoding glycoside hydrolase family 3 N-terminal domain-containing protein, with translation MTAIYKDAGRPVHERVADLLARMTPEEKFAQMHAYWLILDENGNHRERSDLSDEFAGVSEQAALSERLKLGVGQITRPLGTHIVDAKTGVRAANRLQRMMMEETRLGIPALFHEECLVGLLCKDATLFPSSLNYGSTWDPELVLRAAEQIGKEARSVGCQQGLAPVLDVSRDVRWGRTEETFGEDPWLVGVMATAYVKGLQGDKRDLLATLKHYVGHSFSEGARNHAPVHLGFSELNDTFLLPFEMAVKLANAGSVMPAYHDIDNQPGHSDSFLLTTVLREQWGFDGIIVADYGGVSLLHQHHGISHDAAESASLAFNAGLDVELPKDDCARHLAEAVERGLISMAKVDEIVARTLTEKFRLGLFEKPYADENGIDLQNEITRQAAREVATKSITLLENNGILPLGGKPRVAVVGPTADDPLALLSGYSFPVHLIISDMVEETSQVTTPRAALEQYLGASNVRYAKGCHIIEKRMAGAPVFPGDSGGKPMQQSPVSQSTAPIPEAVNAAQESDVVVACVGDLAGLFQSGTVGEGSDTDSLNLPGVQQQLLEALVATGKPVIVVMTGGRPYNLQGLEDKVAALMMAWAPGQEGGWAIADVLTGRAEPQGRLVVSVPKSAGAMPYYYNHKLKSGGTPFAFHFGSRYPFGFGLGWTTFRWGSARVAESSVPVDGEVVLSVDITNTGERSGSEVVQVYVRDKVATQVRPLQELKAFQRVTLSPGETATLTFTLPVEMFNFTRRDGKRIVEPGEFELQVGASSADIREAVTVNATGETRVLSAEWRMLSTCEVQGA, from the coding sequence ATGACAGCTATCTATAAGGACGCGGGACGTCCCGTGCACGAGCGCGTCGCCGATTTACTGGCGCGCATGACCCCGGAAGAGAAGTTCGCCCAGATGCACGCGTACTGGCTGATCCTCGATGAAAACGGTAACCACCGCGAGCGCAGCGACCTGAGTGACGAATTCGCCGGCGTGAGCGAGCAGGCTGCGCTCAGCGAACGGCTCAAGCTGGGCGTCGGACAGATCACCCGTCCGCTGGGCACCCACATCGTTGATGCGAAAACCGGCGTGCGCGCGGCGAATCGCCTGCAGCGCATGATGATGGAAGAGACGCGCCTCGGCATTCCGGCATTGTTCCATGAAGAGTGCCTGGTGGGGCTGCTGTGCAAAGACGCCACCCTGTTCCCGTCGTCATTGAACTACGGTTCGACCTGGGATCCGGAGCTGGTGCTGCGTGCGGCAGAGCAGATTGGCAAAGAGGCGCGCTCCGTCGGGTGCCAGCAGGGGCTGGCACCCGTGCTGGACGTGTCCCGAGACGTGCGCTGGGGGCGAACCGAAGAGACCTTCGGGGAAGATCCCTGGCTGGTGGGCGTGATGGCGACCGCCTACGTGAAGGGTTTACAGGGCGATAAGCGCGACCTGCTGGCAACCCTGAAACATTACGTGGGTCATTCGTTCAGCGAGGGGGCGCGCAACCATGCGCCGGTGCACCTCGGGTTCAGCGAGCTTAACGACACCTTCCTGCTGCCGTTCGAAATGGCGGTCAAGCTGGCAAACGCCGGTTCGGTTATGCCCGCATACCACGATATTGATAACCAGCCGGGGCACAGCGACAGCTTCCTGCTGACCACCGTCCTGCGCGAGCAGTGGGGGTTCGACGGGATTATTGTCGCGGACTACGGCGGCGTCAGCCTGCTGCACCAGCACCACGGGATTTCCCACGACGCGGCCGAATCTGCCTCGCTGGCGTTCAACGCCGGGCTGGACGTTGAGCTGCCGAAAGACGACTGCGCGCGGCATCTGGCGGAAGCGGTAGAGCGCGGGCTGATCTCTATGGCGAAGGTCGATGAGATCGTGGCGCGTACGCTGACGGAAAAATTCCGCCTTGGCCTGTTTGAAAAGCCGTACGCGGATGAAAACGGTATCGATCTGCAAAATGAGATCACCCGGCAGGCCGCGCGGGAGGTGGCGACAAAATCGATCACGCTGCTGGAAAACAACGGGATTTTACCGCTCGGCGGCAAACCCCGTGTGGCGGTAGTGGGGCCGACGGCAGACGATCCGCTGGCGTTACTGAGCGGCTACAGCTTCCCGGTGCATTTGATCATCAGCGATATGGTGGAAGAAACTTCGCAGGTCACGACCCCGCGCGCGGCGCTGGAGCAGTATCTCGGTGCCTCGAACGTGCGCTATGCCAAAGGGTGCCACATCATCGAAAAACGGATGGCGGGCGCGCCGGTCTTCCCGGGCGACAGCGGCGGCAAACCGATGCAGCAGTCGCCCGTATCGCAAAGTACCGCCCCGATCCCCGAGGCCGTGAACGCCGCGCAGGAGAGTGACGTGGTGGTGGCCTGCGTGGGCGATCTCGCCGGGCTGTTCCAGAGCGGTACCGTGGGGGAAGGTTCCGATACCGACTCCCTGAACCTGCCGGGCGTACAGCAACAGCTGCTGGAAGCGCTGGTCGCCACCGGCAAACCGGTGATTGTCGTGATGACCGGGGGGCGTCCATACAACCTACAGGGGCTGGAGGATAAGGTCGCGGCGCTGATGATGGCGTGGGCACCGGGGCAGGAAGGGGGCTGGGCGATTGCGGACGTGTTAACCGGGCGTGCGGAGCCGCAGGGCCGTCTGGTGGTGAGCGTGCCGAAAAGCGCCGGTGCGATGCCGTATTACTACAATCACAAGCTCAAAAGCGGCGGCACGCCGTTTGCCTTCCATTTCGGTTCGCGTTACCCGTTTGGCTTCGGCCTCGGCTGGACGACGTTTCGCTGGGGCTCAGCCCGCGTCGCCGAAAGCAGCGTGCCGGTCGACGGCGAGGTGGTACTCAGTGTGGATATCACCAATACCGGAGAGCGCAGCGGCAGCGAGGTGGTGCAGGTTTACGTCAGGGATAAGGTCGCCACGCAGGTGCGGCCGCTTCAGGAGCTGAAGGCCTTCCAGCGCGTCACGCTCTCGCCGGGAGAAACCGCCACGCTCACCTTTACGCTGCCGGTTGAGATGTTCAACTTCACCCGTCGCGACGGAAAACGCATCGTTGAGCCGGGCGAGTTTGAGCTGCAGGTTGGCGCATCGTCGGCGGATATCCGCGAGGCGGTGACGGTCAATGCGACAGGGGAAACGCGGGTGCTGTCTGCTGAATGGCGGATGCTCAGTACCTGTGAGGTTCAAGGCGCGTAG
- the ydiK gene encoding AI-2E family transporter YdiK produces the protein MVNLRQPRDVAQILLSVLFLALMIIACLWIVQPFILGFAWAATVVVATWPLLLRLQKLLFGRRGLAVLVMTLLLFLLFIIPIALLVNSLVDSSGPVIRAISSGDLTLPDLAWLNSIPLVGAKLYSGWHSLLEMGGSALMAKVRPYIGTTTTWFVGQAAHIGRFMMHCTLMLLFSALLYWRGEQVALGVRHFATRLAGKRGDAAVLLAAQAVRAVALGVVVTALVQAVLGGIGLAISGVPYATVFTVVMLMTCLAQLGPLLVLVPSIIWLYWTGDTTWGTVLLVWSCVVGTMDNVIRPILIRMGADLPLILILSGVIGGLIAFGMIGLFIGPVLLAVTWRLFSAWVHEIPPPGTDPDVILSELEELEEKNTH, from the coding sequence ATGGTCAATCTTCGCCAGCCCAGGGATGTTGCGCAAATTTTGCTGTCGGTGCTGTTCCTGGCCCTCATGATTATTGCGTGTCTGTGGATTGTTCAGCCCTTTATTCTCGGCTTTGCGTGGGCTGCGACCGTTGTCGTTGCCACGTGGCCTTTGCTGCTGCGCCTGCAGAAGCTGCTGTTCGGCCGTCGCGGGCTCGCCGTGCTGGTCATGACGCTCCTGCTGTTCCTGCTGTTTATTATTCCGATTGCCCTGCTGGTGAATAGCCTGGTGGATTCCAGTGGCCCGGTTATTCGCGCCATTAGCAGCGGCGACCTGACGCTGCCGGATCTCGCCTGGCTGAACAGCATTCCGCTGGTGGGCGCCAAGCTCTACAGCGGCTGGCATAGCCTGCTGGAGATGGGCGGCAGCGCGCTGATGGCAAAAGTCCGCCCGTACATTGGCACCACCACAACCTGGTTTGTCGGTCAGGCGGCGCATATCGGCCGCTTTATGATGCACTGTACCCTGATGCTGCTCTTCAGCGCCCTGCTCTACTGGCGCGGTGAACAGGTGGCTTTAGGCGTTCGTCACTTTGCCACCCGCCTGGCGGGCAAACGCGGTGACGCGGCGGTACTGCTGGCCGCACAGGCCGTGCGCGCGGTTGCGCTGGGCGTGGTGGTCACCGCGCTGGTGCAGGCGGTGCTCGGGGGGATTGGTCTGGCGATTTCCGGCGTACCGTACGCTACCGTGTTCACCGTTGTCATGCTGATGACCTGTCTTGCGCAACTGGGACCGCTGCTGGTGCTGGTTCCCAGCATTATCTGGCTCTACTGGACGGGGGATACCACGTGGGGAACGGTGCTGCTGGTCTGGAGCTGCGTGGTCGGCACTATGGATAACGTCATTCGTCCGATCCTCATCCGCATGGGTGCGGACCTGCCGCTGATCCTGATCCTTTCCGGGGTCATTGGCGGATTGATTGCCTTTGGCATGATTGGCCTGTTTATTGGCCCGGTGCTGCTCGCCGTCACCTGGCGTCTGTTCTCTGCCTGGGTGCATGAAATTCCGCCGCCGGGAACTGACCCGGACGTGATTTTGAGCGAACTGGAAGAGCTGGAAGAGAAGAACACGCATTAA
- the ydiJ gene encoding D-2-hydroxyglutarate dehydrogenase YdiJ has protein sequence MIPQISQAPGVVQLVLNFLQALEQQGFTGDTATNYADRLTMATDNSIYQLLPDAVVFPRSTADVALIARLATQERFASLVFTSRGGGTGTNGQALNQGIIVDMSRYMNRIIEINPEEGWVRVEAGVIKDQLNQYLKPYGYFFAPELSTSNRATLGGMINTDASGQGSLVYGKTSDHVLGVRAVLLGGDILDTQPMPVELAETLGKDNTASGRIYRTVLERCRDNRQLILDKFPKLNRFLTGYDLRHVFNDDLTQFDLTRVLTGSEGTLAFITEARLDITRLPKVRRLVNVKYDSFDSALRNAPFMVQAQALSVETVDSKVLNLAREDIVWHSVSDLITDVPDKEMLGLNIVEFAGDDAELIERQVTTLCQRLDELIAQGEGGVIGWQLCNDLAGIERIYAMRKKAVGLLGNAKGAAKPIPFAEDTCVPPEHLADYIVEFRALLDGHGLSYGMFGHVDAGVLHVRPALDMCDPQQEILMKQISDDVVALTAKYGGLLWGEHGKGFRAEYSPAFFGEQLYAELRKVKAAFDPHNRLNPGKICPPEGVDAPMLQVDAVKRGTYDRQIPIAVRSSWRGAMECNGNGLCFNFDVKSPMCPSMKITSNRIHSPKGRATLVREWLRLLADRGVDPLKLEQELPEKRASLRSLIERTRNSWHANKGEYDFSHEVKEAMSGCLACKACSTQCPIKIDVPEFRSRFLQLYHTRYLRPVRDHLVATVESYAPLMARAPKTFNFFINQPLVRKLSEKHIGMVDLPLLSVPSLQRQLVGHRSANMTLEQLEALAPEQKASVVLVVQDPFTSYYDAQVVADFVRLAEKVGYQPVVLPFSPNGKAQHIKGFLKRFAKTAQKTSDFLNRVAQLGIPMVGVDPALVLCYRDEYKQTLGDKRGDFNVMLVHEWLPVALADKAVQDVSGEPWYLFGHCTEVTALPGAPAQWASVFARFGAKLESVNVGCCGMAGTYGHEVKNHASSLGIYELSWHQAMQRLPRNRCLATGYSCRSQVKRVEGNGVRHPLQALLEIIG, from the coding sequence ATGATCCCACAGATTTCTCAGGCACCTGGCGTCGTTCAGCTGGTGCTTAATTTTTTGCAGGCACTGGAGCAACAGGGTTTTACAGGTGATACCGCCACGAACTATGCCGACAGGCTGACGATGGCGACCGATAACAGTATCTACCAGCTTCTTCCCGATGCCGTGGTTTTCCCCCGTTCAACGGCCGACGTCGCGCTTATCGCCCGGCTGGCCACGCAGGAGCGGTTTGCCTCGCTGGTCTTTACGTCGCGCGGCGGCGGCACCGGGACCAACGGTCAGGCGCTGAACCAGGGCATCATTGTTGATATGTCGCGCTATATGAACCGCATCATTGAGATCAACCCGGAAGAGGGGTGGGTGCGGGTCGAAGCGGGCGTCATCAAGGATCAGCTTAATCAGTATCTCAAGCCGTACGGCTACTTTTTTGCCCCTGAGCTTTCCACCAGCAACCGCGCGACCCTTGGCGGGATGATTAACACGGATGCCTCCGGGCAGGGCTCGCTGGTCTACGGTAAAACCTCCGATCACGTGCTGGGCGTGCGTGCCGTTCTGCTGGGCGGCGATATCCTCGATACCCAGCCGATGCCGGTTGAACTGGCGGAAACGCTGGGCAAAGACAACACCGCCAGCGGGCGTATCTATCGCACCGTGCTGGAACGCTGCCGCGACAACCGCCAGCTTATTCTCGATAAATTCCCCAAACTGAACCGCTTCCTGACCGGGTACGACCTGCGACACGTCTTTAACGACGACCTGACCCAGTTTGATTTAACCCGCGTGCTCACCGGCTCCGAAGGGACGCTGGCGTTTATTACCGAAGCGCGGCTGGATATCACCCGCTTGCCGAAAGTGCGCCGTCTGGTGAACGTCAAATATGACTCCTTCGACTCCGCGCTGCGCAATGCGCCGTTTATGGTGCAAGCGCAGGCGCTGTCGGTGGAGACCGTCGACTCTAAGGTGCTCAATCTTGCCCGGGAAGATATTGTCTGGCACTCCGTAAGCGACCTCATTACCGACGTGCCGGATAAAGAGATGCTCGGTCTCAATATCGTGGAATTTGCCGGCGACGATGCGGAGCTGATAGAACGGCAAGTCACCACGCTCTGCCAGCGTCTGGATGAGCTGATTGCGCAGGGTGAAGGCGGCGTCATCGGCTGGCAGCTCTGTAACGATCTGGCCGGGATCGAGCGTATCTATGCGATGCGTAAAAAGGCCGTGGGCCTGCTCGGCAATGCGAAAGGGGCGGCGAAGCCCATTCCCTTTGCCGAAGATACCTGCGTGCCGCCCGAGCACCTGGCGGATTATATCGTTGAGTTTCGCGCCCTGCTGGACGGCCACGGCCTGAGCTATGGCATGTTCGGCCACGTCGACGCCGGGGTACTGCACGTGCGTCCGGCTCTGGACATGTGCGACCCGCAGCAGGAGATCCTGATGAAGCAGATCTCCGACGACGTGGTGGCCTTAACCGCCAAATACGGCGGCCTGCTGTGGGGGGAGCACGGGAAAGGGTTCCGCGCGGAATACAGCCCGGCATTCTTCGGCGAACAGCTCTACGCGGAGCTGCGCAAGGTGAAGGCGGCGTTTGACCCGCATAACCGCCTTAACCCGGGTAAAATCTGTCCGCCGGAAGGCGTCGATGCCCCGATGCTGCAGGTGGACGCCGTCAAGCGCGGCACGTACGACAGGCAGATCCCGATTGCGGTGCGATCCTCATGGCGCGGCGCGATGGAGTGCAACGGCAACGGCCTGTGCTTTAACTTTGACGTGAAAAGCCCGATGTGCCCGTCGATGAAAATCACCAGCAACCGCATCCACTCTCCGAAAGGGCGGGCGACGCTGGTGCGCGAATGGCTGCGTCTGCTGGCCGACCGCGGGGTTGATCCGCTCAAGCTGGAGCAGGAGCTGCCGGAAAAACGGGCCAGCCTGCGCTCGCTGATTGAGCGCACCCGCAACAGCTGGCATGCCAACAAGGGCGAGTATGATTTTTCCCATGAGGTGAAAGAGGCGATGTCCGGCTGTCTGGCCTGCAAAGCCTGCTCCACCCAGTGCCCGATTAAAATCGACGTGCCGGAATTCCGCTCGCGTTTCCTGCAGCTTTACCACACCCGATACCTCCGCCCGGTGCGCGACCATCTGGTCGCGACGGTGGAAAGCTACGCGCCGCTGATGGCGCGGGCGCCAAAGACCTTCAACTTCTTTATCAACCAACCGCTGGTGCGCAAGCTCTCCGAAAAACACATCGGCATGGTCGATCTCCCGCTGCTGTCGGTCCCGTCTCTGCAGCGCCAGCTTGTCGGCCACCGTTCGGCAAACATGACCCTCGAACAGCTGGAGGCGCTCGCTCCGGAGCAAAAAGCCAGTGTGGTGCTGGTGGTGCAGGATCCGTTCACCAGCTACTACGATGCGCAGGTCGTGGCCGATTTCGTCCGTCTGGCGGAGAAAGTGGGTTACCAGCCGGTTGTGCTGCCGTTCTCTCCCAACGGCAAGGCGCAGCACATTAAAGGTTTCCTGAAGCGATTTGCGAAGACCGCGCAGAAAACGTCTGACTTCTTAAACCGCGTGGCGCAACTCGGGATACCGATGGTCGGCGTCGATCCGGCGCTTGTGCTTTGCTATCGCGATGAATATAAGCAGACGCTGGGCGATAAGCGCGGCGATTTTAACGTCATGCTGGTGCACGAGTGGCTTCCGGTGGCGCTGGCAGATAAGGCCGTTCAGGACGTCAGCGGTGAACCGTGGTATCTGTTCGGCCACTGCACGGAAGTGACCGCGCTGCCGGGTGCCCCCGCGCAGTGGGCGTCCGTTTTTGCCCGCTTCGGTGCGAAGCTGGAGAGCGTCAACGTAGGCTGCTGCGGGATGGCCGGAACCTACGGACACGAAGTGAAAAACCACGCCAGCTCGCTCGGCATCTATGAGCTGTCCTGGCATCAGGCGATGCAGCGTTTGCCGCGAAACCGCTGTCTGGCGACGGGCTACTCCTGCCGCAGCCAGGTAAAACGGGTAGAAGGTAACGGTGTGCGTCACCCATTGCAGGCTTTACTGGAGATAATTGGATGA
- the menI gene encoding 1,4-dihydroxy-2-naphthoyl-CoA hydrolase has protein sequence MIWKRAVTLQALNAMGEGNMVGLLDIQFIRIGDDEIEATMPVDSRTHQPFGLLHGGASVVLAETLGSVAGYLCTEGEQKVVGLEVNANHIRSVRSGRVRGVCRALHAGSRHQVWQIEILDEQDRLCCSSRLTTAVV, from the coding sequence ATGATCTGGAAACGTGCCGTGACGCTGCAGGCGCTGAACGCCATGGGCGAGGGGAATATGGTGGGGCTGCTGGATATCCAGTTCATCCGCATTGGCGACGATGAAATTGAGGCCACCATGCCCGTCGATAGTCGCACTCACCAGCCGTTTGGTTTATTGCACGGCGGGGCCTCCGTCGTGCTGGCCGAAACGCTGGGCTCGGTGGCGGGGTATCTCTGTACCGAAGGGGAGCAGAAGGTTGTCGGATTAGAGGTGAATGCTAACCACATTCGCTCGGTGCGCAGCGGGCGCGTGCGCGGCGTATGCCGCGCGCTGCACGCCGGAAGCCGCCATCAGGTGTGGCAGATAGAGATTCTCGATGAGCAGGATCGCCTGTGCTGCTCGTCGCGGCTGACCACGGCGGTTGTGTAA
- a CDS encoding YdiH family protein, protein MDTEITPTQLAIEYLRRDKSNLSPAQYLKKLKQLELEFTDLLALSSNELKEEIYFAWRLGVHVH, encoded by the coding sequence ATGGATACTGAAATAACCCCAACACAGCTGGCAATTGAATATTTACGTCGCGATAAGAGCAACCTGTCTCCGGCGCAGTACCTGAAAAAGCTGAAACAGCTTGAGCTGGAATTTACAGATTTGCTGGCGCTCTCTTCGAATGAACTGAAAGAAGAGATCTACTTTGCCTGGCGGTTGGGCGTTCACGTCCATTGA
- the ppsA gene encoding phosphoenolpyruvate synthase produces MSNNGSSPLVLWYNQLGMNDVDRVGGKNASLGEMITNLSGMGVSVPNGFATTADAFNLFLDQSGVNQRIYDLLDKTDIDDVTELAKAGAQIRQWIIDTPFQPELEKAIHDAYNQLSADDAQASFAVRSSATAEDMPDASFAGQQETFLNVQGYDAVLVAVKHVFASLFNDRAISYRVHQGYDHRGVALSAGVQRMVRSDVGSSGVMFSIDTESGFDQVVFITSAWGLGEMVVQGAVNPDEFYVHKPTLAAGRPAVVRRTMGSKKIRMIYAPTQEHGKQVKIEDVPQEQRDRFSLTDAEVQELAKQAVQIEKHYGRPMDIEWAKDGNTGKLFIVQARPETVRSRGQVMERYTLNAQGKIVAEGRAIGHRIGAGPVKVIHDISEMNRIEPGDVLVTDMTDPDWEPIMKKAAAIVTNRGGRTCHAAIIARELGIPAVVGCGDATERMKDGQNVTVSCAEGDTGYVYADILDFSVKSSSVDTMPDLPLKIMMNVGNPDRAFDFACLPNEGVGLARLEFIINRMIGVHPRALLEFDDQDPKLQNEIREMMKGYDSPREFYVGRLTEGIATLGAAFYPKRVIVRLSDFKSNEYANLVGGERYEPEEENPMLGFRGAGRYVSDSFRDCFALECEAVKRVRNDMGLTNVEIMIPFVRTVDQAKAVVDELARQGLKRGENGLKIIMMCEIPSNALLAEQFLEHFDGFSIGSNDMTQLTLGLDRDSGVVSELFDERNEAVKALLSMSIRAAKKQGKYVGICGQGPSDHEDFAAWLMDEGIDSLSLNPDTVVQTWLSLAELNK; encoded by the coding sequence ATGTCCAACAATGGCTCGTCACCGCTGGTGCTTTGGTATAACCAACTCGGCATGAATGATGTAGACAGAGTTGGGGGCAAAAATGCCTCCCTGGGTGAAATGATTACAAATCTGTCGGGTATGGGTGTCTCCGTACCGAACGGGTTTGCCACCACCGCCGATGCCTTTAACCTGTTTTTAGACCAGAGCGGTGTAAACCAGCGCATTTACGACCTGCTGGATAAAACGGATATTGATGACGTCACCGAGCTTGCCAAAGCCGGGGCGCAGATCCGCCAGTGGATCATCGACACACCTTTCCAGCCGGAACTGGAAAAAGCCATTCACGACGCGTACAACCAGCTCTCAGCTGACGATGCGCAGGCCTCCTTTGCCGTACGTTCCTCTGCGACCGCAGAAGATATGCCGGACGCCTCGTTTGCCGGGCAGCAGGAAACCTTCCTGAACGTCCAGGGTTACGATGCGGTGCTGGTGGCGGTGAAGCACGTGTTTGCTTCCCTGTTCAACGACCGTGCGATCTCCTATCGCGTGCACCAGGGCTACGACCATCGCGGCGTGGCGCTCTCCGCTGGCGTGCAGCGCATGGTGCGCTCGGACGTGGGCTCATCCGGCGTGATGTTCTCCATTGATACCGAATCCGGCTTCGACCAGGTGGTGTTTATCACCTCCGCGTGGGGTCTGGGTGAGATGGTCGTGCAGGGCGCGGTTAACCCCGACGAATTCTACGTCCACAAGCCTACGCTGGCCGCTGGCCGTCCGGCGGTGGTGCGCCGCACCATGGGCTCGAAAAAAATCCGCATGATCTATGCCCCGACCCAGGAGCATGGCAAGCAGGTTAAAATTGAAGATGTACCGCAGGAGCAGCGCGACCGCTTCTCCCTGACCGACGCCGAAGTGCAGGAGCTGGCGAAGCAGGCGGTGCAGATCGAAAAACACTACGGCCGTCCGATGGACATCGAATGGGCAAAAGACGGTAACACCGGCAAGCTGTTTATCGTGCAGGCGCGTCCGGAAACCGTCCGCTCGCGCGGTCAGGTGATGGAACGTTATACGCTGAACGCGCAGGGTAAAATCGTGGCGGAAGGCCGCGCCATCGGTCACCGCATCGGTGCCGGTCCGGTTAAAGTGATCCACGACATCAGCGAGATGAACCGTATTGAGCCAGGCGACGTGCTGGTAACCGACATGACCGACCCGGACTGGGAACCGATCATGAAGAAAGCGGCGGCTATCGTCACCAACCGCGGCGGTCGTACCTGTCACGCGGCGATCATCGCCCGCGAGCTGGGTATTCCTGCGGTTGTCGGCTGCGGCGACGCCACCGAGCGCATGAAGGACGGGCAGAACGTGACCGTCTCCTGTGCCGAAGGCGATACCGGCTACGTCTACGCCGATATCCTCGACTTCAGCGTGAAGAGCTCAAGCGTGGATACCATGCCGGACCTGCCGCTGAAGATCATGATGAACGTCGGCAACCCGGACCGCGCGTTTGACTTCGCCTGCCTGCCGAACGAAGGCGTTGGCCTGGCACGTCTGGAATTTATCATCAACCGTATGATTGGCGTTCACCCGCGCGCGCTGCTGGAGTTTGACGACCAGGATCCGAAGCTGCAGAACGAAATCCGCGAGATGATGAAAGGCTACGACTCACCAAGAGAGTTCTACGTCGGCCGTCTGACCGAAGGGATCGCGACGCTGGGCGCTGCCTTCTATCCGAAACGCGTGATCGTGCGTCTGTCTGACTTTAAGTCTAACGAGTACGCCAACCTGGTCGGCGGCGAGCGCTACGAGCCGGAAGAAGAGAACCCGATGCTGGGCTTCCGCGGGGCCGGACGCTACGTGTCCGACAGCTTCCGCGACTGCTTCGCGCTGGAGTGTGAGGCGGTGAAACGCGTGCGCAACGACATGGGGCTGACCAACGTCGAAATCATGATCCCGTTCGTGCGTACCGTGGATCAGGCGAAAGCGGTGGTGGACGAGCTGGCGCGTCAGGGTCTGAAGCGCGGCGAGAACGGGCTGAAGATCATCATGATGTGCGAAATCCCGTCCAACGCCCTGCTGGCCGAGCAGTTCCTTGAGCACTTCGACGGCTTCTCTATCGGCTCGAACGACATGACGCAGCTGACGCTGGGTCTGGACCGCGACTCCGGCGTGGTCTCCGAACTGTTCGACGAGCGCAACGAGGCGGTGAAAGCGCTGCTCTCTATGTCCATCCGCGCGGCGAAGAAGCAGGGTAAATACGTTGGGATCTGCGGTCAGGGTCCATCCGACCATGAAGACTTTGCCGCATGGCTGATGGATGAGGGGATCGATAGCCTGTCCCTGAACCCGGACACCGTGGTGCAAACCTGGCTGAGCCTGGCGGAACTGAACAAGTAA